One genomic segment of Ricinus communis isolate WT05 ecotype wild-type chromosome 5, ASM1957865v1, whole genome shotgun sequence includes these proteins:
- the LOC8271429 gene encoding 3-oxoacyl-[acyl-carrier-protein] reductase FabG, with the protein MENQVKKVLLTANEDEISLNIAYHLAKRGCRLVLMGKENYLRSISEKITGSVKGALPVEVVGLDMEEEEREGAFDEAVDKACRTLGNFDAFVHCYDYEGKMQGHLQLAEDEFKKTLRINFMAPWFLLKAVGRRMRDNNSGGSIIFITSIIGSERGIYPGAAAYGSCSAAIQQLVRHSALEIGKYKIRVNAIARGLHLEDEFPVTVGKERAEKLVKEVAPLQRWLDAKRDLASTIIYLISDGSRFMTGTTIFVDGGQSLSRPRFKSFM; encoded by the exons ATGGAAAATCAAGTGAAGAAAGTATTGCTTACTGCCAATGAAGATGAGATTTCACTGAATATTGCTTATCATTTAGCCAAACGAGGATGCAG GTTGGTTTTGATGGGCAAAGAGAATTATCTAAGAAGTATCAGCGAGAAGATAACAGGTTCAGTGAAGGGAGCTTTACCAGTGGAGGTTGTAGGATTGGAtatggaggaggaggagaggGAAGGAGCTTTCGATGAGGCAGTGGATAAGGCATGCAGGACTCTGGGGAATTTTGATGCTTTTGTACATTGCTATGACTATGAag GAAAGATGCAAGGCCATTTGCAATTAGCAGAAGATGAGTTCAAAAAGACGCTGAGGATAAACTTCATGGCTCCGTGGTTTCTGTTAAAGGCTGTTGGAAGAAGAATGCGAGATAATAATTCAGGGGGTTCAATCATATTTATAACCTCAATAATTGGTTCTGAGAGAGGAATTTATCCAGGTGCTGCTGCATATGGTTCATGTTCAGCTGCAATCCAACAATTAGTTAGA cATTCGGCTTTGGAAATTGGGAAATACAAGATCAGGGTGAATGCAATTGCCCGTGGTTTGCACCTAGAAGATGAATTTCCAGTGACAGTAGGAAAGGAGAGAGCAGAGAAGTTGGTCAAGGAGGTGGCACCACTCCAAAGATGGCTTGATGCTAAAAGAGATCTAGCATCTACCATCATTTACTTAATCAGTGACGGCTCACGCTTCATGACTGGGACAACTATTTTCGTCGATGGAGGACAATCTTTATCAAGGCCTCGGTTTAAATCTTTCATGTAa
- the LOC8271430 gene encoding probable WRKY transcription factor 75 has protein sequence MEKFQMLFPFSSTTEPSSATYPISSNMINSHALSNFEGINDSYGFLGLKIENDHQVASSVSRTEVFNNNDLKSTQSHAHIAIGSESETKSSKKKGEKKIRKPRYAFQTRSQVDILDDGYRWRKYGQKAVKNNKFPRSYYRCTYQGCNVKKQVQRLTKDEGVVITTYEGAHTHPIEKPTDNFEHILSQMQIYTPF, from the exons ATGGAGAAGTTTCAAATGTTATTTCCGTTTTCATCAACGACTGAGCCATCATCTGCTACTTATCCTATCTCATCAAATATGATAAATTCTCATGCTCTTAGCAACTTCGAAGGCATTAATGATTCATATGGCTTCCTGGGCTTAAAGATAGAAAATGATCATCAAGTCGCTTCTTCAGTATCAAGAACAGAAGTATTCAATAATAATGATCTTAAGTCTACTCAAAGCCATGCCCACATCGCAATTGGGTCTGAAAGTGAGACAAAATCAAGCAAAAAGAAGGGTGAAAAGAAGATTAGAAAGCCTagatatgcatttcaaaccaGAAGTCAGGTTGATATTCTTGATGATGGTTATAGGTGGAGAAAATATGGCCAAAAAGCAGTGAAAAACAACAAATTCCCAAG AAGCTACTATCGATGTACATATCAAGGGTGCAATGTTAAGAAGCAAGTGCAACGCCTGACAAAAGATGAAGGCGTTGTTATAACAACTTATGAAGGAGCGCACACTCATCCTATAGAGAAGCCAACTGATAATTTTGAACATATCTTGAGCCAGATGCAAATTTACACCCCCTTTTAA